The Siansivirga zeaxanthinifaciens CC-SAMT-1 region TGTAAATCATTGGTAACGAGGTATCGTCTTTTAAATAACACTCAAAAGCTTCGTTTTTTATGGCTTTATGATAAATTTCTACAGCATAATCGGTTGTGCCGCCTCCAGGCATCGATTGGTAACCAATAACGCCGGGATATCGCAATGAACGTACATCTAAACCATATTTCAAGAAATAATATTGTCCCCAATTTTCGCCAGCAGTTTTGCTCATACCATAAACCGTAGACGGATTTAAAAAACTGTCTTGAGCAGTATGTACTTTTGAAGCCATATCGCCAAAAACAGCAATAGAACTTGGGAAAAACACCTTATTAATATTATGTTTTACTGAAATTTCTAAAACATTAAACCAGGTATTTAAATTAACATTCCAGGTATGAATTGGATTTTGTTCACCTTTTGCAGATAAAATAGCGGCCAAATGATAAATTTGAGTCACTTTATATTTTGTAACCAAAGTTTCTAAATGCGATATATCTGAAGCATCCAACTGCTCGAAAATCCCATCAAAATCTTTCAACATATATAAATCGGAAGCAATAATATTATCGATTCCAAACTTGTTTTGTAAGGCCTTCACAAGCACAGAACCTAACTGTCCGCCAGCACCAGTAATTAAAATTTTTTCGCTTTTCATACCACATTAATTGATAAGTATAAATTTACAGCTAAAGACAATACAAAGAATAAATAAACTGTTAAAACAATTAAATTAAGAAATAAAATCTTTTTATTAAATAATTTAAAGAAATATTAACTTTAAAATTGTATTTTTAATTTTAATAAAAGAAAAAATATCTCCAGTACCATGACCGAAAAACTAGATAGTATCGATTTAACAATATTAAGAATCTTACAAAACGATTCAAAAAAAACAAATAAAGAGATAGCCACTGCTTTAAATCTTACCATTTCCCCTGTTTACGAACGTATAAAACGTTTAGAAAATGATGGCTACATAAAAAAATATGTTGCCGTGCTAGATAAAAAGCTTTTAAATTACCCTGTAACCGCTATTTGCATGGTGTCTTTACGATACCACAACGAAGGTTTTATAGATAAATTTGAACAACAAATAAAAGAATTACCCGAAGTACAAGAATGCTACCATATGGCAGGGAAAGTCGATTTTTTTCTAAAAATAAACATGAAAAGTTTAGACCATTATCATGATTTTGTTCGTTTAAAATTATCTAATATTTCTAATATTGGTGTATTAGAGAGTTATTTTGTTTTAAAGGAAATTAAACAATCTACAGAATACGTTATTTAATTGATTATTAGATAAATAAATTATTAAAATACCTTATTGAGGTGTTTTTTTTTCATCTGTAACATAGGTTACTTACTGCCACCCATTCGCAACTTACTTTTGTGACAGTAAATAATTTATTAAATGAAGCAATTAATTTATATATCAGTAATAGGATGCCTGTTGGGGACTTTCGCCGTTAGTGCTCAAGAAACAAAACCCATATCAAAAACCGAGGTTCTTGAAATCGTTACAGAGAAAAACACCAGTTTAAAAATTTCTGAACAAGAATTTAAAGAAGCCCGAGCAGATTACAGACAAACCAATGCCATTTATTTACCAAATATCACGGCCAGTCATACAGGTATGGCAACCACCAATCCGTTAATGGCGTTTGGCTCGAAATTAAATCAGGAAATTTTAACACAGAGCGATTTTAATCCTGCCCTATTAAACGATCCGTCGCAAATTGAAAACTATGCAACTAAGTTTGAAATTAAACAACCTTTAGTAAACTTAGATGGCTTTTTTCAGCGCAAGGCAGCTAAATCTAAAATGGATGCCATGGCTTTAAAAACAGAACGCACAACCGATTATTTAAAACTAGAAGTTAATAAAGCTTACATGCAACTACAACTAGCATACAAAGGTTTGTATGTTTTAGAAAAAGCTTTAGAGGCGGCCAATGCAAATAAACAATTGGCACAAAACAGTTACAAACAAGGCTATTTACAACGTGCCGATGTTTTAAATGTAGAAGTGCATGTTACCGAAGTTGAAAACCAATTACAAATGGCAAAAAG contains the following coding sequences:
- a CDS encoding NAD-dependent epimerase/dehydratase family protein yields the protein MKSEKILITGAGGQLGSVLVKALQNKFGIDNIIASDLYMLKDFDGIFEQLDASDISHLETLVTKYKVTQIYHLAAILSAKGEQNPIHTWNVNLNTWFNVLEISVKHNINKVFFPSSIAVFGDMASKVHTAQDSFLNPSTVYGMSKTAGENWGQYYFLKYGLDVRSLRYPGVIGYQSMPGGGTTDYAVEIYHKAIKNEAFECYLKDDTSLPMIYMDDVIRATLELMDAPKASIKIRTSYNLQGISFTPKDIVNAIKTFYPNFKVTYKPDFRQDIANNWPSSIDDTHARTDWGWKPNYDLHAITKDMLEQLEKKYNVLTQ
- a CDS encoding Lrp/AsnC family transcriptional regulator, encoding MTEKLDSIDLTILRILQNDSKKTNKEIATALNLTISPVYERIKRLENDGYIKKYVAVLDKKLLNYPVTAICMVSLRYHNEGFIDKFEQQIKELPEVQECYHMAGKVDFFLKINMKSLDHYHDFVRLKLSNISNIGVLESYFVLKEIKQSTEYVI
- a CDS encoding TolC family protein, translating into MKQLIYISVIGCLLGTFAVSAQETKPISKTEVLEIVTEKNTSLKISEQEFKEARADYRQTNAIYLPNITASHTGMATTNPLMAFGSKLNQEILTQSDFNPALLNDPSQIENYATKFEIKQPLVNLDGFFQRKAAKSKMDAMALKTERTTDYLKLEVNKAYMQLQLAYKGLYVLEKALEAANANKQLAQNSYKQGYLQRADVLNVEVHVTEVENQLQMAKSNVQNASNYLSFLMNDDTYVVYKPTDSLSIQPIKMADRSISENRSDIRAMELASKAYEAMNKADKMAFLPRLNAFGSYELYDDKIFQGDANGYLFGAQLSWDIFQGSKRFAKAQKSKAEFEKSKLEYNQYVSQSNLELNKAKRQLTDAENKLKLTALALEQSEESLRIRTNRFKEGLEKTSDLLISETQYAQKQLEYYQTIFEYNYTLEYINFLTKE